The Sorangiineae bacterium MSr11367 genome window below encodes:
- a CDS encoding DUF262 domain-containing protein: MSTSDQLQQRIREKVERAIPNEEERCGALALLACAIENADDERNDAWELRQTPQGLALFVGRRLGCRLMRGKVEMSVMGPVTEETRAILGIENEESDAWKAIPGGVSLSFHVEKALQARELLQDSFEKFVDEAMARVRRKVSLEYHVPEAVAYVSSVVGRDLPQPSESEDMADEDDIDSEDETAASREPKVRGRAPMFDHAQLSIGTLISDIDRKKLALPDLQRPFVWEDTKVRDLLDSIFVGFPVGTIVLWHTSDVKEARPIGGPDALKTTTLIIDGQQRLTSLYAVMRGAEVTEKDGTKRRITIAFRPRDGRFEVADAAIRNDPEFLPNVSELWSQNRTKGQTRKELLASLREKGRLVDEAYENAVEENLDRAHAISEYNFPVVNIQKTNRAMEANEEDVAEIFVRINNQGKRLGHADFVLTLLSVFHGPLRDQVEQRSTEMSLDAVIAIDAQQLLRATCAVGFHRARMSAIYRFLRGIDPTTGDTSVTARQERLERLERAAAECIDSTTWRDYMLRVMHAGAVSPALVASNNAIVNAYAFYVLGKRIGVPKHRLDELISRWVFGTLLSARYSTGSSESVFERDLTRVEGLHEDRADDFVTALDDALGERITGDYWANGLVGALETQRGKAPSALAFRAAQIILGARALFSDQTLRNLFAPPGKAKRAASEAHHLFPKAWLIARGIKERRQINQVANLADVGWYENGTIGAKNPAEYVPRLRDQLRLDDDRWGRACAEHALPLGWETMDYDTFLAERRQRMAELTRVAFRQLGGEGHAPPIPPPWFLPGAELVWQRIVETERSLRALVRTIYSKRYSQNAAAKIEQFTPDTQRETLNRALRARPSGADPLSVVDYLYLAQLPPLLFNNEVWQDARARLGATQDAKQRLQFAIDQIVPVRNEIAHVREIPADRLQKANVACGDVLAMLRAGT, encoded by the coding sequence ATGAGCACATCAGACCAGCTGCAGCAACGAATCAGAGAGAAGGTCGAACGGGCGATTCCAAACGAGGAGGAGCGTTGCGGCGCACTCGCATTGCTTGCCTGTGCCATAGAGAACGCTGACGACGAACGAAATGACGCATGGGAACTCCGCCAAACACCGCAGGGGCTCGCACTCTTCGTTGGCCGCAGACTCGGATGTCGTCTCATGCGTGGCAAGGTCGAGATGAGCGTGATGGGTCCGGTGACGGAAGAAACACGGGCGATACTTGGCATTGAAAACGAAGAAAGTGATGCTTGGAAAGCAATCCCGGGTGGTGTCTCCCTCTCGTTTCACGTCGAAAAGGCATTGCAAGCACGCGAGCTGCTTCAGGATTCTTTCGAAAAATTCGTCGATGAAGCAATGGCGCGCGTACGCCGCAAAGTTAGTTTAGAATATCACGTCCCGGAGGCTGTTGCTTACGTGTCGAGCGTTGTTGGTCGTGACCTGCCTCAACCCTCCGAGTCGGAGGACATGGCCGATGAAGACGACATCGATTCCGAGGACGAAACCGCTGCTAGCAGGGAGCCAAAGGTCCGCGGACGCGCACCTATGTTCGATCACGCGCAACTATCGATCGGAACCCTCATCTCCGATATTGACCGAAAGAAGCTAGCGCTCCCAGACCTCCAGCGTCCCTTCGTCTGGGAGGATACAAAAGTTCGCGATCTACTGGACTCCATTTTCGTTGGATTTCCAGTCGGAACGATCGTGCTTTGGCACACGTCCGATGTTAAAGAAGCGCGGCCTATCGGTGGTCCCGACGCACTCAAAACAACGACCCTCATCATCGACGGTCAGCAACGCCTCACGTCTCTTTATGCTGTAATGCGCGGAGCCGAGGTTACGGAAAAAGACGGAACCAAACGACGAATAACAATTGCGTTCCGTCCGCGCGATGGGCGATTCGAGGTTGCTGATGCCGCGATCCGAAACGATCCGGAGTTCCTTCCGAATGTCAGCGAGCTTTGGAGTCAGAACAGGACGAAGGGTCAGACTCGAAAGGAGCTTCTCGCGTCCCTTCGCGAGAAAGGAAGGTTGGTCGATGAGGCTTACGAGAACGCTGTCGAGGAAAATTTAGACCGAGCTCACGCCATCAGCGAATACAACTTCCCTGTGGTCAACATACAAAAAACGAACAGGGCGATGGAGGCCAACGAGGAGGACGTCGCCGAGATCTTTGTACGAATCAATAATCAAGGCAAACGTCTTGGCCACGCTGATTTCGTGCTTACTTTACTCTCCGTCTTCCACGGCCCCCTACGAGACCAAGTGGAACAGCGTTCTACCGAGATGTCGCTCGATGCTGTGATCGCCATCGATGCGCAGCAACTGCTCCGGGCAACATGCGCAGTTGGTTTTCATCGCGCACGAATGTCAGCCATCTACCGTTTCCTTCGTGGAATTGATCCGACTACGGGAGACACAAGTGTCACTGCGCGCCAAGAGAGACTCGAAAGGCTAGAACGCGCAGCCGCGGAGTGCATCGATTCCACGACATGGCGAGACTATATGCTCCGGGTTATGCATGCAGGAGCCGTAAGCCCGGCCCTCGTGGCTTCGAACAATGCGATCGTCAACGCCTACGCATTTTACGTTCTCGGTAAGCGTATTGGAGTTCCCAAACACCGGCTCGACGAGCTGATTTCTCGATGGGTGTTTGGCACGCTGCTGTCGGCGCGTTATTCGACGGGGTCGTCGGAAAGTGTCTTCGAACGCGATCTGACCCGCGTTGAAGGATTGCACGAGGATCGCGCGGACGATTTCGTCACCGCACTCGACGACGCCTTGGGCGAGAGGATCACCGGTGACTATTGGGCGAACGGGCTCGTAGGCGCACTGGAGACGCAACGCGGTAAAGCCCCCTCCGCACTGGCGTTTAGAGCAGCCCAAATCATACTGGGCGCCCGAGCGCTCTTCTCCGACCAGACACTTCGGAATCTCTTTGCACCACCGGGGAAGGCCAAACGTGCGGCGAGCGAAGCCCATCATTTGTTCCCGAAAGCCTGGCTCATTGCCCGTGGAATCAAGGAGCGACGTCAGATTAACCAGGTTGCAAACCTCGCGGACGTAGGATGGTACGAAAATGGAACCATCGGAGCAAAGAATCCAGCCGAGTACGTTCCACGCCTTCGTGATCAACTCCGGCTAGACGACGATCGCTGGGGCCGTGCGTGCGCGGAGCACGCACTTCCACTTGGCTGGGAAACGATGGACTACGACACCTTCCTTGCCGAAAGAAGACAACGAATGGCTGAACTCACGCGAGTAGCATTCCGCCAGCTTGGTGGAGAAGGACACGCACCGCCCATTCCGCCACCATGGTTCTTGCCAGGCGCCGAACTCGTTTGGCAACGTATTGTAGAGACAGAACGCAGTCTCCGGGCGCTTGTCCGAACGATTTATTCCAAGCGTTATTCTCAAAATGCCGCGGCAAAGATCGAACAATTCACACCGGATACACAACGAGAGACTCTCAATCGCGCGCTTCGCGCAAGGCCTTCGGGAGCCGATCCGCTCAGCGTGGTCGATTACCTCTACCTGGCCCAGCTTCCTCCACTGCTTTTTAATAATGAGGTTTGGCAAGACGCTCGCGCAAGGCTGGGGGCGACGCAAGACGCCAAGCAAAGGCTACAGTTTGCTATCGATCAGATCGTCCCGGTACGCAACGAGATTGCACACGTCCGCGAGATTCCCGCCGATCGCCTGCAGAAGGCGAACGTCGCGTGCGGCGATGTCTTGGCAATGCTGAGAGCCGGCACATGA
- a CDS encoding AraC family transcriptional regulator — protein sequence MRGTATATNLASMARGVLQWARERGITESDLLGRAPLDRGAFAQSHSRIPRETHVHLWRSLEEQFGDPDFGLRHAETLLRPSSLGVVGLLSMTSATVAESIHRATAYSRILKPDIRSRMYTTDCHIVVELESQAGSPRSVADCSLLAYLLFLRRWTGEHFAAREVHFQHARPAQTREYERWFRCPVHFGHRCNSIAFDREVASLPLTTAQTDVALYLEEQASQLLALAPPERRDWSVDGIRAAVRAGVHEGQSHLSVVARRLGLGPRHLQRLLAHENLDYRALLDDARRDAAIPLVADTDTPFEENRGPRRLHRSARLSPCLPALGRHQPVRDACRPLTGLGQRGVDDSYSGARILARRCHASSGTHRRMRRFGRG from the coding sequence ATGAGGGGCACCGCGACCGCCACCAACCTCGCCTCGATGGCGCGCGGCGTTCTGCAGTGGGCGCGTGAACGCGGCATCACCGAGAGCGATCTCCTCGGCCGCGCACCGCTCGATCGCGGTGCCTTCGCGCAGAGCCACTCGCGCATCCCGCGCGAGACCCACGTGCACCTCTGGCGCAGCCTGGAAGAGCAATTCGGCGATCCCGACTTTGGCCTGCGCCACGCGGAAACGCTGCTGCGCCCCTCCTCGCTCGGCGTCGTCGGCCTCCTCTCCATGACCAGCGCCACGGTTGCGGAGAGCATCCACCGTGCGACGGCCTACAGCCGCATTCTCAAGCCGGACATCCGCTCGCGCATGTACACGACGGATTGCCACATCGTCGTCGAGCTCGAAAGCCAGGCGGGCTCGCCCCGCTCCGTCGCCGACTGCTCCCTCCTCGCGTACCTGCTGTTCCTCCGCCGATGGACCGGTGAACACTTCGCCGCCCGCGAGGTCCACTTCCAGCACGCACGCCCCGCGCAAACGCGTGAATACGAGCGATGGTTTCGCTGCCCCGTTCACTTCGGGCACCGGTGCAATTCCATCGCGTTCGATCGCGAGGTCGCAAGCCTTCCCCTGACCACCGCCCAAACCGATGTCGCGCTCTACCTCGAGGAGCAAGCCTCGCAACTGCTTGCGCTCGCCCCACCCGAGCGGCGCGACTGGAGTGTCGACGGCATCCGCGCGGCCGTTCGCGCGGGCGTCCACGAAGGCCAATCGCACTTGAGCGTCGTCGCGCGCCGTCTCGGCCTTGGCCCGCGCCACCTGCAGCGCCTTCTGGCCCATGAGAACCTCGACTACCGCGCGCTCCTCGACGATGCTCGCCGCGACGCCGCGATTCCCTTGGTGGCGGACACCGACACCCCCTTCGAAGAAAATCGCGGCCCGCGTCGGCTTCACCGAAGCGCGCGCCTTTCGCCGTGCCTTCCGGCGTTGGGTCGGCATCAGCCCGTCCGAGATGCGTGCCGCCCGCTGACCGGTCTAGGTCAACGTGGAGTTGACGACTCGTACTCAGGTGCACGGATTTTGGCCCGCCGCTGCCACGCTAGCAGCGGCACGCATCGCCGCATGCGGCGGTTCGGACGTGGTTGA
- a CDS encoding TetR/AcrR family transcriptional regulator: MSTAAPKPLTRRAERTRAKLVTAARKVFEKHGVLETRIVDIAKEAGVAVGSFYTYFESKDELLREVAASLYGELIPPLPPDVGLDPRARIEAGNRAYVSAYQKNARILTLVQHQTLSDATLRGLYEEARAAFIARVERSIRRLQREGLTPKDVSARLAAHMLAGMVHEFCYTAFGFESLRFDPEEAISALTTLWTRALALKPEKKKSKP; this comes from the coding sequence ATGTCCACAGCGGCCCCGAAACCCCTCACGCGACGTGCTGAGCGCACTCGGGCCAAGCTCGTCACGGCGGCGCGAAAGGTCTTCGAGAAGCATGGCGTGCTCGAAACGCGCATCGTGGACATCGCCAAAGAAGCGGGCGTGGCCGTGGGCTCGTTTTACACGTACTTCGAATCGAAAGACGAACTGCTGCGCGAAGTCGCCGCCTCGCTCTACGGCGAGCTGATTCCGCCGCTGCCTCCCGACGTCGGCCTCGATCCGCGCGCCCGCATCGAGGCGGGCAACCGCGCCTACGTGAGCGCCTACCAGAAGAACGCGCGCATCCTGACCTTGGTGCAGCACCAAACGCTGTCCGACGCCACGTTGCGCGGTCTCTACGAAGAGGCGCGGGCCGCCTTCATTGCGCGCGTGGAGCGCTCCATTCGGCGGCTTCAGCGCGAGGGGCTTACGCCGAAGGACGTCTCCGCGCGCCTCGCCGCGCACATGCTCGCGGGCATGGTGCACGAGTTTTGTTACACCGCCTTCGGCTTCGAGAGCCTCCGCTTCGACCCGGAGGAAGCCATCTCCGCGCTGACCACGCTGTGGACGCGAGCGCTCGCGTTGAAACCCGAAAAGAAGAAGAGCAAACCATGA
- a CDS encoding acyl-CoA carboxylase subunit beta encodes MTAISSTIDTRSAAFAKNREDMLALVAELRAIETKGRTEEESKRARYEKRGQLLPRQRVMRVLDRGSPWLELSTLCGYKMNDDKDGALAGGNMIVGIGYVSGVRTMVTASNSAIKGGTIAPMGVQKGLRAQEIALEQKLPAISLVESGGANLLYQADIFIPGGRTFANQARASAAGIPQITVVHGSSTAGGAYMPGLSDYVIMVRGRAKVFLAGPPLLLAATGEVATDEDLGGAEMHCRVAGTSEFLAEDDADALRIAREVMANIGYGSVAPKIAEYVPPRYDPDELCGVVPVDYKKPIDCREIIARIADGSEFLEFKSEYDAQTICGHAAICGVRVGILGNNGPITVHGATKAGQFIQLCCQSNIPLVYLMNTTGYMVGTAAERGGMVKHGSKMIQAVANATVPQITIVVGGSFGAGNYGMCGRGFGPDFIFSWPNARTAVMGGEQAAKVMSIVTREKWKAAGKVFDDSDEGMLSAIEKTIVDQFDRESHAFATSARLFDDGIIDPRDTRKVLAFALSICEEARARKVHPTSFGVARL; translated from the coding sequence ATGACGGCGATTTCATCGACCATCGACACGCGCAGCGCGGCCTTCGCCAAGAACCGCGAGGACATGCTCGCCCTCGTGGCGGAGCTTCGCGCCATCGAGACCAAAGGCCGCACCGAGGAAGAGAGCAAGCGCGCTCGCTACGAAAAGCGCGGCCAACTTCTGCCCCGCCAGCGCGTCATGCGCGTGCTCGACCGCGGAAGCCCCTGGCTCGAGCTGTCCACCTTGTGCGGCTACAAGATGAACGACGACAAGGATGGCGCCCTCGCCGGGGGCAACATGATCGTCGGCATCGGCTACGTCTCGGGCGTGCGCACCATGGTCACCGCAAGCAACTCGGCCATCAAAGGCGGCACCATCGCCCCGATGGGCGTGCAGAAAGGCCTGCGGGCGCAGGAAATCGCGCTCGAGCAAAAGCTGCCGGCAATCTCGCTGGTGGAGTCGGGCGGGGCCAATCTGCTCTACCAGGCCGACATTTTCATCCCAGGCGGGCGCACCTTCGCGAACCAAGCCAGGGCGTCGGCAGCGGGCATCCCGCAGATCACCGTGGTGCACGGCTCGTCGACGGCCGGCGGCGCGTACATGCCCGGGCTCTCGGACTACGTCATCATGGTGCGCGGCCGCGCCAAAGTCTTTCTCGCGGGCCCGCCCCTCTTGCTCGCGGCCACCGGCGAAGTCGCCACCGACGAAGACCTGGGCGGCGCCGAGATGCACTGCCGCGTGGCCGGCACCAGCGAGTTCCTCGCCGAGGACGACGCCGACGCCCTCCGCATTGCCCGCGAGGTGATGGCCAACATCGGATACGGATCGGTCGCGCCGAAAATCGCGGAGTACGTCCCGCCCCGCTACGATCCCGACGAATTGTGCGGCGTCGTCCCGGTCGACTACAAAAAGCCCATCGACTGCCGCGAAATCATCGCGCGCATCGCCGATGGGAGCGAATTCCTCGAGTTCAAATCGGAATACGACGCGCAGACCATCTGCGGGCATGCCGCCATCTGCGGCGTGCGCGTGGGCATCTTGGGCAACAACGGCCCCATCACGGTGCACGGCGCCACCAAGGCAGGGCAGTTCATCCAGCTATGTTGCCAGAGCAACATACCGCTCGTGTACTTGATGAACACCACCGGGTACATGGTCGGCACGGCGGCGGAGCGCGGGGGCATGGTCAAGCACGGCTCGAAGATGATCCAGGCCGTGGCCAATGCGACCGTGCCGCAGATCACCATCGTGGTGGGCGGCAGCTTCGGCGCGGGCAACTACGGCATGTGCGGGCGCGGCTTCGGGCCAGACTTCATCTTTTCCTGGCCCAACGCGCGCACGGCGGTGATGGGCGGCGAGCAGGCGGCCAAGGTGATGAGCATCGTCACGCGTGAAAAGTGGAAGGCCGCCGGGAAGGTCTTCGACGATTCGGACGAGGGCATGCTCTCCGCCATCGAGAAGACCATCGTCGATCAGTTCGATCGCGAGTCGCATGCATTCGCCACCAGCGCGCGCCTCTTCGACGATGGAATCATCGATCCGCGCGACACGCGCAAGGTACTCGCCTTCGCGCTCTCCATTTGCGAGGAGGCGAGGGCACGCAAGGTTCACCCCACGAGCTTCGGCGTCGCGCGGTTGTGA
- a CDS encoding biotin/lipoyl-binding protein yields the protein MTKRFRRVLVANRGEIAVRVLRGARAQGYETVAVYSDADAKALHVREAHRAVRIGPAPATESYLSIERLLTAAKDSGAEAVHPGYGFLSERAEFARAVAEAGLVFIGPDASSIEAMGNKSAAKIRMIEAGVPCIAGYTEASSSAPSAPSPPGGGLGRGRFGGDDGALLEAARSIGFPIMVKAAAGGGGRGMRLVHDAGALADALRSARSEAQNAFGSGELLLEKAIVGARHVEIQVFGDRHGNVVHFGERDCSVQRRNQKVVEEAPSPAVNESLRTAMGDAAVRAAKAVKYVGAGTVEFLLDREGHFYFLEMNTRLQVEHPVTELVYDVDLVAWQLLVAQGDALPLSQDAILKRRRGHAIEVRLCTEDPGQGYLPQTGTVLLWQPPRGAGVRVDTYLETGAVIGPFYDSMQAKVIAYGPDREGARARLVQALADTTLFGVQSNREFLSRIVGSDAFGGDDVATDFLQKNEALVTASPPSHHMALAAAAFVVDDARRLSEGGALEASLLGWHSNLVMPTAMTLGPEGRRGQEAALTLTPLEPGGYRIQDGGASSMCELRELACDGTSLRYTLGGVRHVARYVRRGDTLWIDAEGMTESYVDRTYQPAEKAVPGADGMVRANMDGKVVRVAVEAGAQVEKGQLLVVLEAMKLELEFPAPIAGTVQEISARAGDQVTTGQVLVRIS from the coding sequence ATGACGAAACGTTTTCGACGGGTTCTGGTCGCCAACCGCGGTGAAATCGCCGTGCGCGTCCTGCGCGGTGCACGCGCGCAGGGCTACGAGACGGTTGCCGTGTACAGCGATGCCGATGCCAAGGCCCTGCACGTGCGCGAGGCGCATCGCGCCGTTCGCATCGGGCCTGCGCCGGCCACGGAGTCGTATTTGTCGATCGAGCGGCTCCTCACCGCCGCCAAGGACTCGGGGGCCGAGGCCGTGCACCCCGGGTACGGTTTTCTCTCGGAGCGCGCGGAGTTCGCCCGGGCCGTCGCCGAGGCGGGGCTCGTGTTCATCGGCCCCGACGCGAGCTCCATCGAGGCGATGGGGAACAAGAGCGCGGCGAAGATTCGCATGATCGAGGCGGGTGTCCCGTGTATCGCGGGCTATACCGAAGCATCATCGAGTGCACCGAGTGCGCCCTCCCCCCCCGGGGGAGGGTTGGGGAGGGGGAGGTTCGGTGGCGACGACGGCGCCCTGCTCGAGGCGGCGCGCTCCATCGGCTTTCCCATCATGGTGAAGGCGGCCGCCGGCGGCGGAGGCCGCGGCATGCGCTTGGTGCACGATGCCGGGGCGCTCGCCGACGCCCTGCGATCGGCGCGTTCGGAGGCGCAGAACGCCTTCGGCAGCGGCGAGCTTCTCCTGGAGAAGGCCATCGTGGGCGCGCGGCACGTGGAGATTCAGGTCTTCGGCGACCGGCACGGCAACGTGGTGCACTTCGGCGAGCGCGACTGCTCGGTGCAGCGGCGCAATCAAAAGGTCGTCGAGGAGGCCCCGAGCCCCGCGGTGAACGAATCCCTTCGCACCGCGATGGGCGACGCCGCCGTGCGCGCAGCGAAGGCCGTGAAGTACGTGGGCGCCGGCACCGTGGAGTTCTTGCTCGACCGCGAGGGCCACTTCTACTTCCTCGAAATGAACACGCGGCTTCAGGTCGAGCACCCGGTCACGGAGCTGGTCTACGACGTCGACCTCGTGGCCTGGCAGCTCCTCGTGGCCCAGGGCGATGCCTTGCCTCTCTCCCAAGACGCGATCCTGAAACGACGCCGTGGCCACGCCATCGAGGTGCGACTTTGCACGGAGGATCCCGGCCAAGGCTACCTGCCGCAAACGGGCACCGTGCTTCTGTGGCAGCCGCCTCGAGGCGCCGGGGTTCGTGTCGACACGTACCTGGAAACGGGCGCGGTCATCGGGCCGTTCTACGACTCGATGCAGGCCAAGGTCATCGCGTACGGCCCGGATCGCGAGGGTGCACGCGCGCGCTTGGTGCAGGCCCTCGCCGACACGACGCTGTTCGGCGTGCAGAGCAACCGCGAATTTCTGTCCCGCATCGTCGGATCCGACGCCTTTGGCGGCGACGACGTCGCCACGGATTTTCTCCAGAAGAACGAGGCGCTCGTCACCGCATCGCCGCCGTCGCACCACATGGCGCTGGCCGCCGCGGCCTTCGTGGTCGACGACGCCCGGCGGCTCTCCGAAGGCGGTGCGCTGGAAGCTTCGCTCCTCGGCTGGCATAGCAACCTGGTCATGCCCACCGCCATGACCCTCGGTCCCGAAGGCCGCCGCGGGCAAGAGGCGGCGCTCACGTTGACGCCCCTCGAGCCTGGCGGCTACCGCATCCAGGACGGCGGCGCATCGAGCATGTGCGAGCTGCGCGAGCTCGCCTGCGATGGCACCTCGCTTCGTTACACACTGGGCGGCGTGCGCCACGTGGCGCGTTACGTCCGGCGGGGCGACACGCTCTGGATCGATGCGGAGGGCATGACCGAGTCGTACGTCGACCGGACGTACCAGCCGGCGGAAAAAGCGGTTCCCGGGGCCGATGGGATGGTGCGCGCCAACATGGACGGCAAGGTCGTGCGCGTCGCCGTGGAGGCGGGGGCCCAGGTCGAGAAGGGGCAGCTGCTGGTGGTGCTCGAGGCGATGAAACTCGAGCTCGAGTTTCCCGCGCCCATCGCGGGAACGGTGCAGGAGATCAGCGCGCGCGCCGGCGACCAGGTGACCACCGGGCAGGTGCTGGTGCGCATTTCGTGA
- a CDS encoding RNA polymerase sigma factor, with amino-acid sequence MNIVAVAGTASSRPSNDDDAMMRVGSFTPTEVELSLPAEQEPEALDIARLKRGEASALADVYRRYHTKLRAFAQRFLGDSAAAEDLVHDVFVALPGSVARFRGEGSLEGFLFSIAINISRHHVRSAIRRRAAMAKLAVIPTKDSGDPERDTSRRQLAGALQRALDQLSHEHRATFVLCEVEGRAAAEVASILGAPEATIRTRVFYAKRKLRELLTAGGHT; translated from the coding sequence ATGAACATCGTCGCGGTTGCGGGCACTGCATCCTCGAGGCCCTCGAACGACGACGATGCCATGATGCGTGTTGGCTCCTTTACCCCCACGGAAGTCGAATTGTCGTTGCCCGCGGAGCAGGAGCCCGAGGCGCTGGACATCGCGCGCTTGAAGCGAGGCGAGGCTTCGGCCCTCGCCGATGTGTACCGTCGCTACCACACCAAACTGCGCGCCTTCGCCCAGCGCTTTCTGGGCGATTCCGCGGCGGCGGAAGATCTGGTGCACGATGTGTTCGTCGCCCTGCCGGGCTCCGTCGCGCGGTTTCGCGGGGAGGGTTCGCTGGAGGGGTTTCTCTTTTCGATCGCGATCAACATTTCGCGGCACCACGTGCGCTCGGCGATCCGGCGGCGGGCGGCCATGGCCAAGCTGGCGGTCATCCCGACGAAGGACTCGGGGGATCCCGAGCGGGATACGTCGCGGCGGCAGCTCGCGGGTGCGCTGCAGCGGGCACTCGATCAATTGAGCCACGAGCACCGCGCCACCTTCGTCTTGTGCGAGGTGGAAGGGCGGGCGGCTGCCGAGGTGGCGAGCATTCTCGGTGCGCCGGAGGCCACGATCCGGACGCGCGTTTTCTACGCCAAGCGAAAGCTGCGCGAGCTCCTGACGGCAGGGGGGCACACATGA
- a CDS encoding ATP-binding protein, translating to MRSKHAQVLREQSRRIRHLEWQLRNAEAQHTLAKSEAEVMQHVSRRFQETGIIGVVYWRSDGTITYCNDALLGMLGYSREEFERDGLDWKTLTPPEYAPTDDQAFVEMNELGYCRPYEKAYRAKDGHVVPIQIGSAYWEGTTDGGVCWILDCSERKQAEAERDRLLSAEQIARREAEEANAAKDEFLAVVSHELRTPLTAILGWAKLLKAGPVTPAIQERALETMERNAQLQARLIDDILDVSRIIAGKLALDRRVVMLGDVVEAAADSLRPSFRDKNVHLAVDIDAGLPPVLADANRLQQVVWNVVQNALKFTPTGGHVGVHAFRRSAGEVAVEIVDTGQGIKAEFLPRIFERFRQADSSATRVHRGLGLGLAIVHQLVTLHGGNVWAASDGPGRGAKLTIELPVSALPMARPEVKARRMRARRLDGVHVLVVDDEPDIRELVSEILTEHGARITVVGSVDEAMDVACRDRPDVVVSDIAMPKADGFDLIRRLKTLEGQHGHPMTVCALSALATPQDRGRIRAAGFDAHLSKPVWPDKLVETVFRLSCEGADAEPMPLSEPA from the coding sequence ATGCGCTCGAAACACGCCCAGGTGTTGCGGGAGCAATCCCGGCGCATTCGGCATTTGGAGTGGCAACTGCGAAATGCCGAAGCCCAGCACACCCTGGCCAAGTCCGAGGCGGAGGTGATGCAGCACGTCTCGCGGCGGTTTCAGGAAACGGGCATCATCGGTGTCGTTTACTGGCGAAGCGATGGCACGATTACGTATTGCAATGATGCGCTTCTCGGGATGCTCGGATATTCACGCGAGGAATTCGAGCGGGATGGTCTCGATTGGAAGACGCTGACACCGCCCGAATACGCGCCGACGGACGATCAGGCCTTCGTCGAAATGAACGAACTCGGCTATTGCCGCCCTTACGAGAAGGCGTATCGAGCCAAGGACGGGCACGTCGTGCCGATTCAGATCGGTTCGGCGTATTGGGAAGGGACGACCGACGGCGGCGTCTGTTGGATTCTCGATTGCAGCGAACGCAAGCAAGCCGAGGCCGAGCGCGATCGGTTGCTCTCCGCGGAACAAATCGCGCGGCGGGAGGCGGAAGAAGCCAACGCGGCGAAGGACGAATTCCTCGCCGTGGTGTCGCACGAATTGCGAACGCCGCTGACGGCCATTTTGGGTTGGGCGAAGTTGTTGAAGGCGGGGCCGGTCACGCCGGCCATTCAGGAGCGCGCACTCGAAACCATGGAGCGCAATGCGCAGCTTCAAGCGCGACTCATCGACGACATTCTCGATGTGTCGCGCATCATCGCGGGAAAGCTCGCGCTCGACCGGCGGGTGGTCATGTTGGGCGACGTCGTGGAGGCCGCGGCCGATTCGCTGCGTCCGTCGTTCCGCGACAAGAATGTGCACCTCGCGGTGGACATCGATGCGGGGTTGCCGCCCGTGCTGGCGGACGCCAATCGGTTGCAGCAGGTGGTGTGGAACGTGGTGCAGAATGCGCTGAAGTTCACGCCGACGGGCGGGCACGTCGGGGTGCACGCGTTTCGGCGCTCGGCGGGCGAGGTGGCCGTCGAGATCGTGGACACGGGGCAGGGCATCAAGGCGGAGTTTCTTCCGCGGATTTTCGAGCGATTCCGTCAGGCGGACAGCTCCGCGACGCGCGTGCATCGTGGGCTCGGGCTCGGTTTGGCCATCGTGCATCAGTTGGTGACGTTGCATGGCGGCAACGTGTGGGCGGCGAGCGATGGTCCGGGGCGGGGGGCCAAGTTGACGATCGAGCTGCCGGTGAGTGCGTTGCCGATGGCGCGGCCGGAGGTGAAGGCGAGGCGGATGCGCGCGCGCCGCTTGGACGGGGTGCACGTGCTGGTGGTGGACGACGAGCCCGACATCCGTGAGCTGGTGTCGGAGATTCTGACCGAGCACGGCGCACGCATCACGGTGGTGGGCTCCGTGGACGAAGCGATGGACGTGGCATGCCGCGACCGGCCCGATGTGGTGGTGAGCGACATCGCGATGCCGAAGGCGGATGGCTTCGATTTGATTCGGCGGCTGAAAACCCTGGAAGGGCAGCACGGCCACCCCATGACGGTGTGCGCGCTGTCGGCGCTGGCCACGCCGCAGGATCGCGGGCGCATTCGCGCGGCCGGGTTCGATGCCCATCTGTCCAAGCCGGTGTGGCCGGACAAGCTGGTCGAAACGGTGTTTCGCCTTTCCTGCGAGGGCGCCGACGCCGAGCCCATGCCGTTGTCGGAGCCGGCTTAG